One window of Aliarcobacter lanthieri genomic DNA carries:
- a CDS encoding nitrous oxide-stimulated promoter family protein → MTVEKFENEINTLKKFYEIFCIDKHSNQKRYIIKTEYKDTIFNLELHLCEECFEAINYSFSRLQSCPHEIKPRCRKCPNPCYEKQRWKNIAKIMKYSAIKLSLSKIKSKVKNLFN, encoded by the coding sequence ATGACTGTAGAAAAATTTGAAAATGAGATAAACACACTAAAAAAGTTTTATGAAATTTTTTGTATAGATAAACATTCAAATCAAAAAAGGTATATTATTAAAACTGAATATAAAGATACTATTTTTAACTTAGAACTTCATTTGTGTGAAGAATGCTTTGAAGCAATAAACTACTCATTTTCTAGACTTCAAAGCTGCCCTCATGAAATAAAACCTCGTTGTAGAAAATGTCCAAATCCTTGTTATGAAAAACAAAGATGGAAAAATATTGCAAAAATTATGAAATACTCAGCAATAAAACTATCTCTAAGTAAAATCAAATCAAAAGTTAAAAATTTATTTAATTAA
- a CDS encoding YitT family protein, with translation MKTFEIKQYIFIICGSLSLSFGTVAFLSPNEIITGGGIGISLLLHFLFPSITLGIIMAIVSLPFLILSYIYFGKYYLFKTFIVVILLSSFTDILKEILKINPITNDILLAAIFGGMFIGLGVGLIIKGRASTGSTSVVGEIVAKKTKYKAAEVLLGIDAAIMFASIFVYNNIDKSLYSMISVYVGIKIIDIILTGRPSKKIVNIVSTNIDVLKEQIREKIEEHGTILTGIGLHQGQDKTIIYIAVEASKIELLRDLIKKYDPDGFMIISEASEFLGRDNSI, from the coding sequence ATGAAAACTTTTGAAATAAAACAATATATTTTTATAATATGTGGTTCTTTATCATTATCCTTTGGAACTGTTGCATTTTTATCACCAAATGAGATAATAACAGGAGGAGGAATAGGAATATCTCTTCTTCTACACTTTTTATTCCCATCAATTACATTAGGGATTATTATGGCTATAGTTAGCCTTCCATTTTTGATATTATCTTATATTTATTTTGGTAAATACTATTTATTTAAAACTTTTATAGTAGTTATTTTATTATCAAGTTTTACAGATATTTTAAAAGAAATCTTAAAAATAAATCCTATTACAAATGATATCCTCTTAGCTGCAATATTTGGTGGAATGTTTATTGGTTTAGGTGTTGGATTAATAATCAAAGGAAGAGCTTCTACGGGAAGTACTTCTGTAGTAGGAGAAATAGTTGCAAAAAAAACAAAATATAAAGCTGCTGAAGTTTTACTTGGAATTGATGCTGCTATTATGTTTGCATCTATTTTTGTATACAATAATATTGATAAATCACTTTATAGTATGATTAGTGTATATGTTGGTATAAAAATTATTGACATTATTTTAACAGGTCGTCCATCTAAAAAAATAGTAAATATTGTATCTACAAATATTGATGTATTGAAAGAGCAAATAAGAGAAAAAATTGAAGAGCATGGAACAATTTTAACTGGAATTGGACTACATCAAGGTCAAGATAAAACAATTATATATATTGCAGTTGAAGCGAGTAAAATTGAACTCTTAAGAGACTTGATTAAAAAATATGATCCAGATGGTTTTATGATAATATCTGAAGCTTCTGAATTTTTAGGAAGAGATAATAGTATCTAA
- a CDS encoding YaaA family protein: protein MKILFSPSETKINGGEENGFDKNSFIFPEFFEKRLEIINSYNKFLEIASNDELSKLFGTKKKEIIEKYRIDIFKNPIMKAIKRYEGVAYDYLSYNNLEESAQKYIDNNVLIFSNLFGVLKASDKIPDYKLKQGETFLNLKIEKFYNDNFSNILDKYLQDEDILDLRAGFYEKFYTLKKPYLTMKFIKDGKVVSHFAKAYRGEILKTLAQNSINTFADLMNLELKILKIEEIKEQKFKREIVYSINQG from the coding sequence ATGAAGATTTTATTTTCTCCAAGTGAGACAAAAATTAATGGTGGAGAAGAAAATGGATTTGATAAGAATAGTTTTATTTTTCCTGAATTCTTTGAAAAAAGATTAGAAATTATAAATTCATATAACAAGTTTTTAGAGATTGCTTCAAATGATGAGTTATCTAAACTTTTTGGTACAAAGAAAAAGGAGATAATAGAAAAGTATAGAATAGATATTTTTAAAAATCCTATAATGAAAGCTATAAAAAGATATGAAGGTGTTGCCTATGATTACCTTTCTTATAATAATTTAGAAGAATCAGCACAAAAATATATAGATAATAATGTTTTAATATTTTCAAATTTATTTGGTGTATTAAAAGCTAGTGATAAAATTCCTGATTATAAGTTAAAACAAGGTGAAACTTTTTTAAATTTAAAAATTGAGAAATTTTATAATGATAATTTTTCAAATATATTAGATAAATATTTACAAGATGAAGATATTTTAGACTTACGAGCAGGATTCTATGAGAAATTTTATACACTTAAAAAACCTTATTTAACTATGAAATTTATAAAAGATGGAAAAGTTGTAAGTCATTTTGCAAAAGCGTATAGAGGAGAAATCTTAAAAACTCTTGCTCAAAATAGTATAAATACCTTTGCTGATTTGATGAATTTAGAGTTAAAGATCTTAAAGATTGAAGAGATAAAAGAACAAAAATTTAAAAGAGAAATAGTTTATAGTATAAATCAAGGGTAA
- a CDS encoding acetolactate synthase large subunit has protein sequence MNASDLFIKALENEGVEYIFGVPGEENLDFLESLRKSKIKLILTRHEQGAGFMAATYGRLTGKVGVCLSTLGPGATNFATSAAYAQLGGMPMMMITGQKPIKKSKQGRFQIIDIVRMMRPMTKYAKQIVNGHNVPSVIRDAFKIATTERPGAVHIELPEDIAIEEVDADTTIYPVHTVKYPAAIDDVIAEAVSMIEKAKRPLLLIGAGANRTRIGNTLTDFVNKTGMGFFSTQMGKGVVDENHPMCLSAAALSKDDFVHCAIDRADLIINVGHDVIEKPPFFMSNKEGATKVMHINFFPSEVDDTYFPQMDVVGDIACNIQKITEKIAVQPHWDFDYYTRMAEEIRTRLSKYFGDNRFPILPQRAVRSIRKTLADEDIVTLDNGVYKIWFARNYRCAKPNTLLLDNALATMGAGLPSGMMAKMIYPNKKVVSVCGDGGFMMNSQEMETAVRLGLDLTVIILNDNAYGMIKWKQTGMGLESFGLDLGNPDFVKYAESYGAKGYRPKSVEEFEKVLEECVNGKGVHLIDLAVDYSLNHSILNELLPQKTCLV, from the coding sequence ATGAACGCATCAGATTTATTTATAAAAGCGTTGGAAAACGAAGGTGTTGAGTATATTTTTGGTGTTCCTGGAGAGGAAAACTTAGATTTTTTAGAATCATTAAGAAAATCAAAAATCAAATTAATCCTTACAAGACATGAACAAGGTGCTGGATTTATGGCAGCAACTTATGGAAGACTTACAGGTAAGGTTGGAGTTTGCTTATCAACTCTTGGGCCTGGTGCAACAAACTTTGCTACAAGTGCTGCTTATGCACAACTTGGTGGAATGCCAATGATGATGATTACAGGTCAAAAACCTATTAAAAAATCAAAACAAGGTAGATTCCAGATTATCGATATCGTAAGAATGATGAGACCTATGACTAAATATGCAAAACAAATAGTTAATGGTCATAATGTACCATCTGTTATTAGAGATGCATTTAAAATTGCTACAACTGAAAGACCAGGTGCAGTTCATATTGAATTACCTGAAGATATTGCTATTGAAGAAGTAGATGCTGATACAACAATTTATCCTGTACATACTGTAAAATATCCAGCTGCTATTGATGATGTAATTGCAGAAGCAGTTTCTATGATAGAAAAAGCTAAAAGACCACTTCTTTTAATTGGAGCTGGAGCTAATAGAACAAGAATTGGAAATACATTAACAGATTTTGTAAACAAAACTGGAATGGGATTCTTCTCTACTCAAATGGGTAAAGGTGTTGTTGATGAAAATCACCCAATGTGCTTAAGTGCAGCAGCATTATCAAAAGATGATTTTGTTCACTGTGCAATTGACAGAGCAGATTTAATTATTAATGTTGGACATGATGTTATTGAAAAACCACCATTTTTTATGTCAAATAAAGAGGGTGCAACAAAAGTTATGCATATCAATTTCTTCCCAAGTGAAGTAGATGATACATATTTCCCACAAATGGATGTTGTTGGTGATATCGCTTGCAATATTCAGAAAATAACTGAAAAAATAGCTGTTCAACCTCACTGGGATTTTGATTATTATACAAGAATGGCTGAAGAAATTAGAACAAGATTATCAAAATATTTTGGAGATAACAGGTTCCCAATTTTACCACAAAGAGCAGTAAGATCTATTAGAAAGACTTTAGCAGATGAAGATATTGTAACACTAGATAATGGTGTTTATAAAATCTGGTTTGCAAGAAACTATAGATGTGCAAAACCAAATACACTGCTTTTAGATAATGCACTAGCTACTATGGGTGCTGGATTACCTTCAGGAATGATGGCAAAAATGATTTATCCAAATAAAAAAGTTGTATCTGTTTGTGGAGATGGTGGATTTATGATGAATTCACAAGAGATGGAAACAGCTGTAAGACTTGGTTTAGATTTAACAGTTATTATTTTAAATGATAACGCTTATGGTATGATTAAATGGAAACAAACAGGTATGGGATTAGAGTCATTTGGACTTGATCTTGGAAATCCAGATTTTGTAAAATATGCAGAATCATATGGTGCAAAAGGTTATAGACCTAAATCTGTAGAAGAATTTGAGAAAGTACTTGAAGAGTGCGTAAATGGTAAAGGAGTACATCTAATTGATTTAGCTGTTGATTACTCTTTAAATCATTCAATCTTAAATGAGTTATTACCACAAAAAACTTGTTTAGTTTAA
- a CDS encoding MFS transporter produces the protein MLFFNISAFYFFYFAAVGIYVIFLPKVLNDIGYSTFDIGIILAVAPLMKFAMPFLFLKHISLNKYMFKKALFLTVLAVALFYITINHFYIFMLNNAFLAACLSLILPYLEVTTVTVLGKDKYGKARLFGSIGFMIIALVLAKVLTTPFVALHYYLGVVILTVIFALLLLKNDLEEKISPISDEIFSFMKHFAFWASIFFMQVSFGSFYNFFTIYELDHGLSLETISYLWSFGVICEIIMLYYQAPILKNNLLSIIKFCIGITAFRWLLLYLYPQSIEVVFFTQAIHAFSFALFHSSVVIYLYSLYDNKKLAQQFMFGVGYGLGGFIGALIAGATYGEYLFLFSTIFAFIAYICVLFIKKI, from the coding sequence ATGCTCTTTTTTAATATTTCAGCTTTTTATTTTTTTTACTTTGCAGCTGTTGGAATATATGTAATATTCTTACCAAAAGTATTAAATGATATTGGATATAGTACTTTTGATATTGGTATCATTTTAGCTGTTGCTCCTTTGATGAAATTTGCTATGCCATTTTTATTTTTAAAACATATTAGTCTAAATAAATACATGTTTAAAAAAGCACTATTTCTTACAGTTTTAGCTGTTGCTCTTTTTTATATAACAATCAATCATTTTTATATATTTATGTTAAATAATGCTTTTTTAGCTGCTTGTTTATCTTTGATTTTACCTTATCTAGAAGTTACAACTGTAACTGTTTTAGGAAAAGATAAATATGGGAAGGCTAGACTTTTTGGCTCAATTGGATTCATGATTATTGCATTAGTTTTAGCAAAAGTTTTAACTACCCCTTTTGTTGCTCTTCATTACTATTTAGGTGTTGTTATTTTAACAGTAATTTTTGCACTGCTACTTTTAAAAAATGATTTAGAAGAAAAGATAAGTCCAATAAGTGATGAAATATTTTCTTTTATGAAGCACTTTGCTTTTTGGGCAAGTATATTTTTCATGCAAGTAAGTTTTGGTTCATTTTATAACTTTTTTACAATATATGAATTAGATCATGGCTTATCTTTAGAAACTATCTCATATCTTTGGTCTTTTGGTGTAATTTGTGAAATTATAATGCTCTATTATCAAGCTCCAATTTTAAAAAACAATCTTTTATCTATAATAAAATTTTGTATAGGAATCACTGCTTTTAGATGGTTACTTCTATATTTATACCCACAATCAATTGAAGTTGTATTTTTTACTCAAGCTATTCATGCATTTTCATTTGCTTTATTTCATAGCTCAGTTGTAATTTATTTGTATTCACTTTATGATAATAAAAAACTAGCTCAACAGTTTATGTTTGGTGTTGGTTATGGTTTAGGTGGTTTTATAGGTGCTTTAATTGCTGGAGCAACTTATGGAGAATATCTATTTTTATTTAGTACTATTTTTGCATTTATTGCTTATATATGTGTATTATTTATTAAAAAAATATAA
- a CDS encoding aldehyde dehydrogenase family protein gives MSTIEVTSPFDGKVVGTVPFNSYEEVEAAIDLAHKTFVNKDGWLPKYKRVEILENVMKIMSSQVEELTILCASEGGKPYIDSKVEILRAINGIKIAIEYLSVFEGKEVAMGHTSTSANRMAYTFKEPIGVVAAISAFNHPFNLAVHQVIPAIAAGCPVIIRPATQTPMSAVRLVKILEEAGLPKGWAQAVVCDRKGGELLSTSPKTAFLTFIGSGSVGWYLNSKASDGTRVVLEHGGVAPVIVEADADIEDMIPSLAKGGFYHAGQVCVSVQRVFVHESICEEVATKLAATASKLIVGDQLDPKTEVGPLINNNEVDRVEEWVNEAVTKGGKILTGGKRISSSCFEPTVILNPSDDALVSTKEVFGPVVCIYSYKDLDEAIARANSLDVSFQAAVFTKNIDKALKAVKRLNATAVMVNDHTAFRVDWMPFGGAKVSGLGMGGIPHSMDDMSVEKMMVIKSSVL, from the coding sequence ATGAGTACAATAGAAGTTACATCACCATTTGATGGTAAAGTTGTTGGAACTGTTCCTTTTAACAGTTATGAAGAAGTTGAAGCAGCTATAGATTTAGCACATAAAACTTTTGTGAATAAAGATGGATGGTTACCAAAATATAAGAGAGTTGAAATTTTAGAAAATGTTATGAAAATTATGAGTTCTCAAGTTGAAGAACTTACAATTTTATGTGCAAGTGAAGGTGGAAAACCTTATATTGACTCAAAAGTTGAAATTTTAAGAGCAATAAATGGGATTAAAATAGCAATTGAATATTTAAGTGTATTTGAAGGTAAAGAAGTTGCTATGGGACATACTTCTACAAGTGCAAATAGAATGGCTTATACTTTTAAAGAGCCAATAGGTGTTGTTGCTGCTATTTCTGCATTTAATCACCCTTTTAATCTTGCTGTTCATCAAGTAATTCCTGCAATAGCAGCTGGTTGTCCAGTTATTATTAGACCAGCAACTCAAACTCCTATGAGTGCTGTAAGACTTGTAAAAATTCTTGAAGAAGCTGGTCTACCAAAAGGTTGGGCACAAGCTGTTGTTTGTGATAGAAAAGGTGGAGAACTATTATCAACTTCTCCAAAAACTGCATTTTTAACATTCATTGGTTCTGGAAGTGTTGGTTGGTACTTAAACTCAAAAGCTAGTGATGGAACAAGAGTTGTTTTAGAACATGGTGGAGTAGCTCCTGTTATTGTTGAAGCTGATGCTGATATTGAAGATATGATTCCTTCTCTTGCAAAAGGTGGTTTCTACCATGCTGGACAAGTTTGTGTATCTGTTCAAAGAGTATTTGTTCATGAATCAATTTGTGAAGAAGTTGCTACAAAATTAGCTGCTACTGCTTCAAAATTAATTGTTGGAGATCAACTTGATCCAAAAACAGAAGTTGGACCATTAATAAATAATAATGAAGTTGACAGAGTTGAAGAATGGGTAAATGAAGCAGTTACAAAAGGTGGAAAGATTTTAACTGGTGGAAAAAGAATTTCATCTTCTTGTTTTGAACCAACAGTTATTTTAAATCCTTCTGATGACGCTCTTGTTTCAACAAAAGAGGTATTTGGACCAGTTGTTTGTATCTATTCATATAAAGATTTAGATGAAGCAATAGCTAGAGCAAATAGTCTTGATGTTTCTTTCCAAGCAGCAGTATTTACAAAAAATATTGATAAAGCTTTAAAAGCTGTTAAAAGATTAAATGCAACAGCTGTGATGGTAAATGATCATACTGCATTTAGAGTTGATTGGATGCCATTTGGTGGAGCAAAAGTATCTGGACTTGGAATGGGAGGAATCCCACACTCTATGGATGATATGAGTGTAGAAAAAATGATGGTTATAAAATCTTCAGTTTTATAA
- a CDS encoding zinc transporter ZntB, with protein sequence MKSFQGFLIEKNGSAIELEYDSLNNLQKENKILWVHFDYTSEEAQNWITNSSNIDSIAVDALLADETRPRTIVLNDSLLIALRGVNLEKNAKPEKMISIRIFISSNLIITTSKKNILSVAEIVENLKKGQGVKSSSEFLVELTYRMIDRMDDVIDKIEEKADFLEENILDTENNTEFRTEILKIRRECITIKRYLAPQKEALVRLYNEKLTWIDEYQKIELRETTDQLIRHIEELDTIRDKVILFQEELVNSLTEQMNKKMYILAILSAIFLPLTFLTGLLGINVGGIPGSSNDNAFYIFIIILVLVVGFQFYIFKKKRWI encoded by the coding sequence ATGAAGTCATTTCAAGGTTTTTTAATAGAAAAAAATGGAAGTGCTATCGAATTAGAATATGATAGTTTAAATAATCTACAAAAAGAGAATAAAATTTTATGGGTACATTTTGACTATACAAGCGAAGAAGCTCAAAATTGGATTACAAATAGTAGTAATATTGATTCTATTGCAGTAGATGCTCTTTTAGCTGATGAAACAAGACCAAGAACAATTGTTTTAAATGATTCTTTACTTATTGCATTAAGAGGTGTAAATTTAGAAAAAAATGCAAAACCAGAGAAAATGATTTCTATTCGGATTTTTATATCATCAAATTTGATTATAACAACAAGTAAAAAAAATATTTTATCTGTAGCAGAGATAGTAGAAAATCTAAAAAAAGGTCAAGGAGTTAAAAGTTCTTCAGAATTTTTAGTTGAATTAACTTATAGAATGATTGATAGAATGGATGATGTTATAGATAAAATTGAAGAAAAAGCAGATTTCTTAGAAGAAAATATTTTAGATACTGAAAATAATACAGAATTTCGAACAGAAATACTTAAAATTAGAAGAGAATGTATAACTATAAAAAGATATTTGGCTCCACAAAAAGAAGCTTTAGTGAGGCTATATAATGAAAAATTAACATGGATTGATGAATATCAGAAAATTGAGTTAAGAGAAACAACAGATCAACTAATAAGACATATAGAAGAACTTGATACTATTAGAGATAAAGTTATACTTTTTCAAGAAGAGTTGGTAAATAGTTTAACGGAACAAATGAATAAAAAAATGTATATTTTAGCTATTTTATCTGCAATATTTTTACCACTGACTTTTTTAACAGGTCTTTTAGGAATAAATGTTGGTGGGATTCCAGGATCTTCTAATGATAATGCTTTTTATATATTTATAATAATTTTAGTTTTAGTTGTTGGATTTCAGTTTTATATTTTTAAAAAGAAGAGGTGGATTTAG
- a CDS encoding Crp/Fnr family transcriptional regulator: MEINEKDYAFFNFLEQKDLSRLKEVSFKKLYKKGEILFYKGDESKYLHLLIRGIAKLYTHDFKDNEVVIHNLVGPALIAEIVNYEEINFIANCSFETDSEVLLIDYKKFKEEFLLKPEIAMFFIKSLTKKIKYLESFINYNITLNSIEKIAKFLFENEKLLPSLKQVKIAQILNITPETFSRQLAKLKKDNIIENDKGTIKILDYERLQKIAN, translated from the coding sequence ATGGAAATAAATGAAAAAGATTATGCTTTTTTTAATTTTTTAGAGCAAAAAGATTTATCTAGATTAAAAGAGGTATCTTTTAAAAAATTATATAAAAAAGGTGAAATATTATTTTATAAAGGAGATGAATCAAAATATTTACATTTACTTATTCGTGGTATAGCAAAGTTATATACACATGATTTTAAAGATAATGAAGTAGTGATTCATAATCTTGTAGGACCAGCACTTATTGCTGAAATTGTTAATTATGAAGAGATAAATTTTATAGCAAATTGTTCTTTTGAAACAGATTCAGAAGTTTTATTAATTGATTATAAAAAATTTAAAGAAGAGTTTTTGCTAAAACCAGAAATTGCTATGTTTTTTATAAAATCACTTACAAAAAAAATAAAATATTTAGAAAGTTTTATAAACTATAATATTACTCTAAATAGCATAGAGAAAATTGCAAAATTTTTATTTGAGAATGAAAAATTACTCCCTAGCCTAAAACAAGTAAAAATTGCACAAATTTTAAATATAACTCCTGAAACTTTTTCAAGACAATTAGCAAAATTAAAGAAGGATAATATTATAGAAAATGATAAAGGAACAATAAAAATTTTAGATTATGAAAGATTGCAAAAGATTGCAAATTAG
- a CDS encoding MarC family NAAT transporter, producing the protein MIELINTITMGLIVLIPLANPITTVALFIGLSSTMTKQEKNKEALNASIYVFLIIVLSFYFGQFIMKSFGISIPGLRIAGGMIVSYIGLRMLFPAKKEDEQQNQKSESIAFVPLAMPSTAGPGTIAMVISAASTVSSGQSDTPAWIIYVTSIAVPLILSVILWLCLRSADSIMKIVGRNGVDAISRVMGFLLVCMGTQFVINGVKEIIINFPN; encoded by the coding sequence ATGATTGAATTAATAAACACTATTACAATGGGACTTATAGTTTTAATACCACTTGCTAATCCAATAACAACAGTTGCACTATTTATTGGCTTATCATCTACTATGACAAAACAAGAAAAAAATAAAGAGGCACTTAATGCTTCAATTTATGTATTTCTTATTATTGTTTTATCATTTTATTTTGGACAATTTATAATGAAAAGTTTTGGTATCTCAATTCCAGGACTTAGAATTGCTGGAGGTATGATTGTTTCATATATTGGCTTGAGGATGTTATTCCCTGCAAAAAAAGAGGATGAACAGCAAAATCAAAAAAGTGAGAGTATAGCTTTTGTTCCTCTTGCTATGCCAAGTACAGCAGGACCAGGTACTATTGCAATGGTTATTAGTGCAGCTTCTACTGTTAGTAGTGGACAATCAGATACTCCAGCTTGGATTATATATGTTACATCAATAGCTGTACCTTTAATTCTAAGTGTAATTTTATGGTTGTGTTTGAGAAGTGCAGATTCTATTATGAAAATAGTAGGTCGAAATGGAGTTGATGCTATTTCTAGAGTTATGGGCTTTTTATTGGTTTGTATGGGAACACAATTTGTTATAAATGGTGTAAAAGAGATAATAATTAATTTCCCAAATTAA
- the ung gene encoding uracil-DNA glycosylase yields the protein MTWEEVIEIEKQKDYYKDLKIQIDNKYETTTVFPPKDKIFRAFSLTKLDNLKVVILGQDPYHGFGQAQGLSFSTPANIKNPPSMQNILKEIFDDLKIPSICLDGDLTPWARQGVLLLNTVLTVEQSKAGSHQNLGWEVFTDNIIRYISQNCSDIVFLLWGSPAIKKKALINQEKHHILTSVHPSPLSAYRGFLGCKHFSKTNEILKTINKEPITW from the coding sequence ATGACTTGGGAAGAAGTAATTGAAATAGAAAAACAAAAAGATTATTATAAGGATTTAAAAATCCAAATTGATAATAAATATGAAACAACAACAGTTTTTCCACCTAAAGATAAAATTTTTAGAGCCTTTTCATTAACAAAATTAGATAATTTAAAAGTTGTTATATTAGGGCAAGATCCATATCATGGTTTTGGTCAAGCACAAGGATTGTCTTTTTCAACTCCAGCAAATATTAAAAATCCACCTTCTATGCAAAATATCTTAAAAGAAATTTTTGATGATTTAAAAATACCATCTATTTGTCTTGATGGCGACTTAACACCTTGGGCAAGACAAGGAGTCTTACTTTTAAATACAGTTTTAACAGTAGAACAATCAAAAGCTGGTAGCCATCAAAACTTAGGTTGGGAAGTTTTTACAGATAATATTATTAGATATATTAGTCAAAATTGTAGTGATATAGTTTTTTTACTTTGGGGAAGCCCTGCTATCAAGAAAAAAGCTTTAATAAATCAAGAAAAACATCATATTTTAACAAGTGTCCATCCAAGTCCACTTAGTGCATATAGAGGTTTTTTAGGGTGTAAACATTTTTCAAAAACGAATGAGATATTAAAAACTATAAATAAAGAACCAATTACTTGGTAA
- a CDS encoding HAD family hydrolase, translating into MEKNTVIFDLDGTLLDSIEDIAVSMNKVLESLNLPTHNIKDYKYFVGSGVDILVENALGKFSKEIKDEAIKRFKLEYDGKLHSKTIPYEGIYELLNELKKLNYNLAVLSNKPHEFTVSYVNHFFQDYGFKEVHGQKDNVPKKPNPQAAIEIAKSLNVPCEKVFFIGDTKVDMQTAKSANMLAIGVLWGFRDEQELREFGADFIVKTPMEILNIIKSY; encoded by the coding sequence ATGGAAAAAAACACAGTTATATTTGATTTAGATGGTACTCTTTTAGACTCAATAGAGGATATCGCAGTAAGTATGAATAAAGTTCTAGAAAGTTTAAATCTTCCAACACATAATATTAAAGATTATAAATATTTTGTTGGTAGTGGAGTTGATATTTTAGTAGAAAATGCTTTAGGTAAATTTTCAAAAGAGATAAAAGACGAAGCTATTAAAAGATTTAAACTTGAATATGATGGAAAACTTCATTCAAAAACTATACCTTATGAGGGGATTTATGAATTACTAAATGAATTGAAAAAGTTAAATTATAACTTAGCAGTTTTATCAAATAAGCCTCATGAATTTACAGTATCTTATGTAAACCATTTTTTTCAAGATTATGGATTTAAAGAGGTACATGGGCAAAAGGACAATGTTCCTAAAAAACCAAATCCACAAGCAGCAATTGAAATAGCAAAATCTTTAAATGTACCTTGTGAAAAGGTATTTTTTATAGGAGACACAAAAGTTGATATGCAAACAGCAAAAAGTGCAAATATGTTAGCAATTGGGGTATTATGGGGGTTTAGGGACGAACAAGAGTTAAGAGAATTTGGAGCAGATTTTATAGTCAAAACTCCAATGGAAATATTAAATATTATCAAATCATATTGA